Proteins encoded in a region of the Panicum hallii strain FIL2 chromosome 3, PHallii_v3.1, whole genome shotgun sequence genome:
- the LOC112884800 gene encoding E3 ubiquitin-protein ligase XB3: MGHGVSCARTGDEHDYFRAAQLGDLDALAALLAADTSLARRATLYDRLSALHIAAANGRLEVLSMILDNGVPPDVVNRHKQTPLMLAAMHGKIDCVLRLLQAGANILMFDSVHGRSCLHHAAYFGHVDCLQAILSAAQTTPVADSWGFARFVNVRDDHGATPLHLAARQGRPGCVQMLLENGAIVSALTGSYGFPGSTSLHLAARSGNLDCIRKLLAWGADRLQRDSAGRIPYAVALKRNYEACAALLNPSSAEPMVWPSPLKFISELDPEAKALLEAALMEANREREKKILKGTKYSLPSPSHCDADVVDDASSEVSDSELCCICFDQACTIEVQDCGHQMCAPCTLALCCHSKPNPTTLTLPSPACPFCRGSISRLLVARTSTPSDPEKAAFSPQLSRRRSRRSHNLSDGGSSSFKGLSSAMGSFSKIGRGSSRMVDSDSGSLDKPEHDL, translated from the exons ATGGGGCACGGCGTCAGCTGCGCCCGCACCGGCGACGAGCACGACTACTTCCGCGCGGCGCAGCTCGGGGACCTCGACGCCCTGGccgcgctcctcgccgccgaCACCTCCCTCGCCCGCCGCGCCACGCTCTACGACCGCCTCTCCGCGCTCCACATCGCCGCCGCCAATGGGCGCCTCGAG GTGCTGTCCATGATCTTGGATAACGGGGTGCCGCCGGAcgttgtgaatcggcacaagcaG ACTCCGCTGATGCTCGCGGCGATGCACGGCAAGATTGACTGCGTGCTCAGGCTCCTCCAGGCCGGCGCCAAT ATCTTGATGTTCGATTCGGTACACGGGCGGAGCTGCCTGCACCACGCTGCCTACTTCGGCCATGTCGACTGCCTGCAGGCCATCCTCTCGGCGGCGCAGACGACGCCGGTGGCCGACTCATG GGGTTTCGCCCGGTTCGTCAACGTCAGGGACGACCACGGCGCCACGCCGCTGCATCTCGCGGCCAGGCAGGGGCGGCCAGGGTGCGTGCAGATGTTGCTGGAGAACGGCGCCATTGTATCCGCTTTGACCGGCTCGTACGG GTTCCCTGGTAGCACATCGTTGCATCTGGCTGCTCGCAGTGGGAACCTGGATTGCATCCGGAAACTGCTTGCCTGGGGAGCAGATCGTCTCCAAAGGGACTCTGCAGG GAGAATTCCCTATGCTGTTGCACTGAAGCGCAACTACGAAGCATGTGCGGCTTTGCTAAACCCTTCATCAGCTGAGCCCATGGTGTGGCCTTCCCCACTTAAGTTCATCAGCGAGCTCGATCCGGAAGCAAAGGCTCTCCTGGAAGCAGCCCTGATGGAAGCCAAcagggagagggagaagaagatcttgaagggCACAAAGTACTCTCTGCCGTCGCCTTCGCATTGCGATGCCGATGTTGTGGACGATGCATCCTCAGAG GTGAGCGACTCGGAGCTGTGCTGCATCTGCTTCGACCAGGCATGCACCATCGAGGTGCAGGACTGCGGGCACCAGATGTGCGCGCCGTGCACGCTGGCGCTGTGCTGCCACAGCAAACCCAACCCGACGACCCTAACGCTGCCGTCGCCAGCCTGCCCATTCTGCCGCGGCAGCATCTCGCGGCTGCTGGTGGCCCGGACAAGCACGCCCAGTGACCCCGAGAAGGCAGCCTTCTCCCCGCAGCTATCCCGGCGGCGGTCTCGGCGGTCTCACAACCTCAGTGATGGGGGCAGCAGCAGCTTCAAGGGGCTCTCGTCCGCCATGGGGTCCTTCTCCAAGATCGGGCGCGGCTCGAGCCGGATGGTCGACAGCGACAGTGGCAGCCTGGACAAGCCCGAGCACGACCTGTGA
- the LOC112884248 gene encoding probable clathrin assembly protein At4g32285 has product MSIRKALGAVKDQATIGMARVSGAVKPDLDVAIVRATSHDGAPPDDRHAREVLRLAAGGSQRACVASLARRLARTRDYVVAAKCLALMHRLAAEGDAHLRSELLRPAQGGRRAGEPVLSLLLDFRDEAHAASWEHSAFIRAYALYLDDRVRFLVSLLPPPRVVRFADDNNSGIGGGASPPAPASVSDMDPEGLLVRARQLRQLLDRFLACRPAGAARDSRVVLATLYPLLKESFQLYEDLSAVLALLLDRFFDMEYPECVKAFETYVSTAKQIDSLLAFYAWCDDVGVARSSDFPEVKRIDEKLLETLEQFLRERGQAGRSSPPPLPAQTAHQSAGHAQDEPMEYADMNSVKALPAPERYSADTTRSVPAKASAAAALAANKTDQARQADLVDLRKPAATADEQENKLALALFSAPPATSGTDSSWVAFPSDSDDAPAVTSAWQTAAAEPGKTDWELALVETASSLSRQTASLGGGMDPLLLGGMYDQGAVRQQVAAHAASGSASSVALPAPGRGAAAPVLMLPAPGGTVQAVGGDPFAASLAVPPPAYVQMAEMERKQQLLVQEQQMWAQYRQGGMQGQPAGFNGLAGGSVFAPNTAVAMPYGMPVAYNHVGGYY; this is encoded by the coding sequence ATGTCGATCCGCAAGGCGCTGGGCGCGGTCAAGGACCAGGCCACCATCGGCATGGCCCGGGTCTCGGGCGCCGTCAAGCCCGACCTCGACGTCGCCATCGTGCGCGCCACCTCCCACGACGGCGCGCCCCCCGACGACCGCCACGCGCGCGAGGTGCTCCGCCTCGCCGCGGGCGGCTCCCAGCGGGCCTGCGTCGCCTCCCTGGCGCGCCGCCTCGCGCGGACCCGCGACTACGTCGTCGCCGCCAAGTGCCTCGCGCTCATGCACCGCCTCGCCGCCGAGGGGGACGCGCACCTCCGCAGCGAGCTCCTGCGCCCGGCCCAGGGAGGGAGGCGCGCCGGCGAGCCTGTGCTGTCGCTGCTTCTCGACTTCCGCGACGAGGCGCACGCCGCGTCGTGGGAGCACTCCGCGTTCATCCGTGCCTACGCGCTCTACCTCGACGACCGCGTCCGCTTTCTCGTCTCGCTCCTCCCACCGCCCCGCGTCGTGCGGTTCGCTGACGACAACAATagcggcatcggcggcggcgcttcaccgcCCGCGCCGGCGTCGGTGAGCGACATGGACCCCGAGGGGCTCCTGGTCCGCGCGCGCCAGCTGCGCCAGCTGCTCGACCGCTTCCTGGCGTGCCGCCCGGCGGGCGCTGCCAGGGATAGCCGCGTCGTCCTCGCTACGCTCTACCCGCTGCTCAAGGAGAGCTTCCAGCTCTACGAGGACCTCTCCGCCGTGCTCGCCCTCCTCCTCGACCGCTTCTTCGACATGGAGTACCCCGAGTGCGTCAAGGCGTTCGAGACCTACGTCAGCACCGCCAAGCAGATCGACAGCCTCCTCGCCTTCTACGCCTGGTGCGACGACGTCGGCGTCGCGCGATCCTCCGACTTCCCCGAGGTCAAGCGCATCGATGAGAAGCTCCTCGAGACGCTGGAGCAGTTCCTGCGGGAGCGCGGGCAGGCAGgccgcagctcgccgccgccacttCCAGCACAAACGGCGCACCAATCCGCTGGCCATGCCCAAGACGAGCCCATGGAGTACGCCGACATGAACAGCGTCAAGGCGCTCCCGGCGCCGGAGCGTTACAGCGCTGATACCACCCGATCGGTGCCGGCGAAAGCCTCTGCGGCAGCGGCACTGGCGGCCAACAAGACCGATCAGGCACGTCAGGCTGATCTGGTGGACCTTAGAAAACCGGCCGCCACCGCGGACGAGCAGGAGAACAAGCTCGCGCTCGCGCTCTTCtccgcgccgccggccacgAGCGGCACCGACAGCAGCTGGGTCGCGTTCCCGTCGGACTCGGACGACGCTCCGGCGGTGACCTCGGCGTGGCAGACGGCGGCCGCGGAGCCAGGGAAGACGGACTGGGAGCTGGCGCTGGTGGAGACGGCGAGCAGCCTGTCCCGGCAGACGGCATCTCTCGGCGGCGGAATGGACCCTCTGCTCCTGGGCGGGATGTACGACCAGGGCGCCGTCCGGCAGCAGGTGGCCGCGCACGCCGCGTCGGGGAGCGCGAGCAGCGTGGCACTGCCCGCGcccgggcgcggcgcggcggcgcccgtgctgatgctgccggcgcCCGGCGGCACGGTGCAGGCGGTCGGGGGCGACCCGTTCGCGGCGTCGCTGgcggtgccgccgccggcgtacGTGCAGATGGCGGAGATGGAGCGGAAGCAGCAGCTCCTGGTGCAGGAGCAGCAGATGTGGGCGCAGTACCGGCAGGGCGGCATGCAGGGGCAGCCCGCCGGGTTCAACGGGCTCGCCGGCGGCAGCGTGTTCGCGCCGAACACCGCCGTGGCCATGCCCTACGGGATGCCGGTGGCGTACAACCATGTTGGTGGATACTATTAG